From one Coffea eugenioides isolate CCC68of chromosome 11, Ceug_1.0, whole genome shotgun sequence genomic stretch:
- the LOC113751444 gene encoding probable disease resistance protein RF45: MIVLDDLWSTEAWDCLKDVIPVSEDGSKILLTTRNEDVAAYVGPNGYHHKVLCLTEEESWELLRKKSLWKSNGAGCEDLGKMEELGKKMLNNCRGLPLAVVVLGGILRTKKTLKEWKEVHENIKSYLARGEKIGKEGEVPKILAYSYYDLPWLLKPCFLYLGKFREDSDIRAESLYQMWMGESMIFENDRREQETMMDVAERYLKELAIRCMVEIKAYEEGKHAVTKLESCRLHDLMRDLCLDKAKEENLYKLVDRSPSQDSPPTTEAQYGLVLRLLPEDVSQYNFPPEEQTKHLCSFLCDPLAGKGQLPIPGVRIMSQVKNLKMLRVLAMLSFNMASQSCYLKSPLGYVGKLIHLRCLRLRGQSINLPYSLGNLKYLETLDLSGSDNSCRIPNVLWKLERFRYLYLPNWWLGPQPKLRLNKQLEILESFDNKFCYPEDVCKLSNLRSFKANVFKNLEDLEHIINHISNLDCLSISSLKIYDFDFGSNRGLDVLSRVLFSRNIHELEIRNSLCKKLPDYQSQTVPHPAGLTQLSLTYSGIEEDPMATLEKLPKLRILELGPKSFLGQEMRCHSMGFPQLKDLMLFGLGNLMQWKVDEGAMHKLSGLWIEDCTTLEMIPDGLRCLTTLEEVSLAGMPEEFNNRVRIENGQQGEDCDKISHVPSVKIHRRVKGVIGYQVETVCPSNPV; this comes from the exons ATGATAGTCCTGGACGACCTTTGGTCAACGGAAGCTTGGGATTGTCTAAAAGACGTAATCCCAGTTTCGGAGGATGGATCCAAAATTTTGCTCACAACTCGTAATGAAGACGTGGCAGCATATGTTGGTCCAAATGGTTATCACCACAAAGTGCTTTGTTTGACCGAGGAAGAAAGTTGGGAGTTGCTACGAAAGAAATCATTGTGGAAGAGTAACGGTGCAG GTTGTGAAGATTTGGGCAAGATGGAAGAGTTAggaaagaaaatgttgaataaCTGTAGAGGTCTTCCACTGGCTGTGGTGGTTTTGGGTGGAATTCTTAGAACTAAAAAAACCCTCAAGGAATGGAAGGAAGTGCATGAGAATATCAAATCTTATCTGGCTAGGGgagaaaaaattggaaaagaagGAGAGGTGCCAAAGATTTTAGCTTACAGTTACTATGACCTCCCTTGGCTACTAAAACCATGCTTCCTTTACTTGGGTAAATTCAGGGAAGATTCCGACATTAGAGCGGAGAGTTTATATCAAATGTGGATGGGAGAAAGTATGATATTTGAGAATGATAGAAGGGAGCAAGAAACGATGATGGATGTTGCAGAGCGTTACTTGAAAGAATTAGCAATAAGATGCATGGTTGAAATTAAAGCATATGAGGAGGGGAAGCATGCAGTAACAAAGTTGGAGTCATGTCGTCTTCATGATCTTATGAGAGATCTATGCTTAGACAAGGCAAAAGAGGAGAATTTGTATAAGCTGGTCGATCGAAGTCCTTCACAAGATTCTCCTCCTACAACTGAAGCACAGTATGGTTTAGTCCTTCGTTTGCTTCCAGAGGATGTCTCTCAATACAACTTTCCGCCAGAAGAACAAACTAAGCATCTTTGCTCATTCCTGTGTGATCCGTTGGCAGGCAAAGGGCAATTACCTATTCCAGGGGTGAGAATAATGTCCCAAGTCAAGAATTTGAAGATGCTCAGGGTTTTGGCAATGTTATCCTTCAACATGGCCTCCCAAAGTTGTTATCTCAAATCACCTCTGGGATATGTCGGTAAGCTTATCCATTTGAGATGTTTGAGATTGAGAGGTCAAAGTATAAACTTGCCATATTCCTTGGGCAATTTAAAGTACTTGGAAACTCTCGATTTGTCTGGTAGTGATAATTCTTGTAGAATACCAAACGTCCTATGGAAATTGGAACGTTTTAGATATCTTTatcttccgaattggtggttgGGCCCTCAGCCTAAGCTGCGGTTGAACAAGCAGCTGGAGATACTTGAATCATTCGATAACAAATTTTGCTATCCTGAAGATGTATGCAAATTATCGAATCTCAGATCTTTCAAAGCAAATGTGTTTAAAAATCTCGAGGACCTGGAACACATCATCAATCATATATCAAACTTGGACTGCTTGAGCATCAGCTCACTTAAAATCTATGACTTTGATTTTGGCAGCAACAGGGGTTTGGATGTTCTTTCAAGGGTGTTGTTTAGTAGGAATATTCATGAATTAGAGATCAGGAATAGTTTATGCAAGAAGTTGCCAGATTACCAATCCCAGACGGTTCCTCACCCTGCAGGACTTACTCAATTAAGCCTGACTTATAGCGGAATTGAGGAAGACCCAATGGCAACACTCGAGAAGCTTCCTAAGCTAAGAATACTGGAACTTGGGCCAAAATCTTTTCTGGGCCAAGAAATGCGCTGCCACTCGATGGGATTTCCCCAACTAAAAGATCTCATGCTTTTTGGTTTGGGTAACTTAATGCAGTGGAAAGTGGATGAGGGGGCCATGCATAAGCTCTCAGGTTTATGGATTGAGGACTGTACAACGTTGGAAATGATTCCAGATGGGCTGAGATGTTTGACCACGCTAGAAGAGGTCTCTCTAGCGGGCATGCCTGAAGAATTCAACAATAGAGTTAGGATCGAGAATGGTCAACAAGGAGAAGATTGTGATAAAATAAGCCACGTGCCTTCAGTTAAAATCCACAG AAGGGTTAAAGGAGTAATAGGTTATCAAGTAGAAACTGTTTGTCCAAGCAATCCTGTTTAA